One Mycobacteroides salmoniphilum DNA segment encodes these proteins:
- a CDS encoding Rv3717 family N-acetylmuramoyl-L-alanine amidase: MPAMLSTAALAHAQSPIAGKIVFLDPGHNGANDGSITRQVSDGRGRTKECQTSGTATDAGFPEHTFNWNVVLHIRQALTGAGVRTALSRGNDNALGPCIDQRAATGNSFKPDAIVSIHADGGPRDGRGFHVNYSNPPINEAQGGPSLRLASTMRDQLKASGFQPSTYRGNDGLYGRSDLAGLNLAQYPAILIECGNMKNSDDAAMLSSSDGQARLAAAIAQGIARFLS; the protein is encoded by the coding sequence ATGCCGGCCATGCTCTCCACCGCCGCCCTGGCTCATGCCCAATCTCCCATCGCCGGCAAGATCGTCTTCCTCGACCCCGGCCACAACGGCGCCAACGACGGCTCGATCACCCGGCAGGTCAGTGACGGCCGGGGGCGCACCAAGGAGTGCCAGACCAGCGGCACCGCAACCGATGCGGGCTTTCCCGAGCACACCTTCAACTGGAATGTGGTGTTACACATCCGCCAGGCCCTTACCGGGGCCGGTGTGCGCACCGCGCTCTCCCGCGGCAACGACAACGCACTCGGACCATGCATCGACCAGCGTGCCGCGACCGGTAACTCCTTCAAGCCCGATGCGATTGTCAGCATTCACGCCGATGGCGGCCCCCGGGACGGCCGGGGATTTCACGTCAACTACTCGAATCCGCCGATCAACGAAGCGCAGGGCGGCCCGTCGCTGCGCCTGGCCAGCACCATGCGCGATCAGCTGAAGGCCTCCGGATTCCAGCCATCGACATACCGTGGAAATGACGGTCTCTATGGGCGTTCCGACCTGGCCGGGCTAAACCTGGCCCAGTACCCGGCAATCCTCATCGAGTGCGGAAACATGAAGAACAGCGACGACGCCGCGATGCTGTCCAGCTCGGATGGCCAAGCCCGTCTGGCGGCGGCTATCGCCCAGGGCATAGCCAGATTCCTGAGCTGA
- a CDS encoding MaoC family dehydratase, whose protein sequence is MGGGVTTVGEKLPELKLEGTPTFIVSTALATRDFQDVHHDRDLAQAKGSKDIFINILSDTGLVERFVTDWAGPSARVKSISLRLGVPWYAYDTTVFTGEVTAVEDGVVEVDVVGNNSLGAHVTAKVKLTIGASA, encoded by the coding sequence ATGGGAGGCGGCGTGACTACCGTGGGCGAGAAGCTGCCCGAGCTGAAACTCGAAGGCACCCCGACGTTCATTGTGTCGACCGCGCTGGCGACGCGTGACTTCCAGGATGTGCATCACGACCGAGACCTGGCTCAGGCCAAGGGATCCAAGGACATCTTCATCAACATCCTGTCCGACACTGGCCTGGTCGAGCGGTTCGTCACGGATTGGGCCGGTCCTTCCGCGCGCGTGAAATCGATTTCGTTGCGCCTGGGTGTGCCGTGGTACGCCTACGACACCACTGTGTTCACCGGTGAGGTGACCGCCGTCGAGGACGGTGTGGTGGAAGTGGATGTGGTGGGCAACAACAGCCTTGGCGCGCACGTCACTGCCAAGGTCAAGCTGACGATCGGAGCAAGCGCGTGA
- a CDS encoding bifunctional MaoC family dehydratase N-terminal/OB-fold nucleic acid binding domain-containing protein: MVDIQEGFSKIKADGPSAPRLARDPVNQAMINNWVEAMGDRNPIYVDEEAARGAGHPGIVAPPAMAQVWTMAGLYGERSGDDPLGRVMELLDAAGYESVVATNYEQIYHRYLQLGEQVTTTNEVTEVFGPKQTALGESWFINIHAEWHVGDELVNEMNWRIMKFRPGAKKSANVPEDLDPSKLMRPSWSRDSAYFWEGIAAHELRLQERPDGSLQHPPVPAVWQDKDAAIAYRVASGRGTVYSYVVHHAPQVPGRTLPFVIALVELDEGVRMLGELRGVSPDDVQIGLPVQVTYLDFPAEGESPAWTLYAWEAA; this comes from the coding sequence GTGGTGGATATCCAGGAAGGCTTCTCCAAGATCAAGGCCGATGGCCCCAGCGCCCCGCGCTTGGCGCGGGATCCGGTGAACCAGGCCATGATTAACAACTGGGTCGAAGCGATGGGTGACCGCAACCCCATCTATGTCGACGAGGAGGCCGCCCGCGGCGCGGGTCATCCCGGCATCGTCGCGCCGCCGGCCATGGCACAGGTGTGGACCATGGCCGGGTTGTACGGCGAGCGCTCCGGAGACGACCCGCTGGGCCGGGTGATGGAGCTCCTGGATGCGGCGGGCTACGAGTCGGTGGTCGCCACCAACTATGAGCAGATCTATCACCGTTATCTACAGCTGGGCGAGCAGGTCACCACCACCAACGAAGTCACTGAGGTCTTCGGGCCGAAGCAGACAGCGCTCGGTGAGAGCTGGTTCATCAATATCCACGCCGAGTGGCATGTGGGTGATGAACTTGTCAATGAAATGAACTGGCGCATCATGAAGTTCCGGCCGGGTGCCAAAAAGTCCGCCAACGTACCGGAGGATCTCGATCCGTCGAAACTGATGCGTCCGTCCTGGTCGCGCGATAGCGCGTACTTCTGGGAGGGCATCGCGGCGCACGAGCTGCGGCTGCAGGAGCGCCCCGACGGTTCGTTGCAGCATCCGCCGGTGCCCGCGGTGTGGCAGGACAAAGACGCTGCGATCGCGTATCGGGTGGCTAGCGGCCGGGGGACCGTGTACAGCTACGTGGTGCATCACGCTCCTCAGGTGCCCGGTCGCACATTGCCTTTCGTGATCGCGCTGGTGGAACTCGACGAGGGTGTTCGGATGCTGGGCGAGCTTCGAGGGGTGTCGCCCGACGATGTTCAGATCGGATTGCCGGTTCAGGTGACGTATCTGGACTTTCCGGCCGAGGGCGAGAGCCCGGCGTGGACTCTGTACGCATGGGAGGCGGCGTGA
- the dmpG gene encoding 4-hydroxy-2-oxovalerate aldolase, protein MGSDTSTQLLGTDGIFFDAAWDVRITDTSLRDGSHHKRHQFTADEVRAIVAALDGAGVPVIEVTHGDGLGGSSFNYGFSKTPEQELIKLAAETATNAKIAFLMLPGVGTKEDIIEAQGNGGSICRIATHCTEADVSLQHFGLARERGLETVGFLMMSHTISPEKLAKQARIMADAGCQCVYVVDSAGALVLDGVADRVAAVVAELGNDAQVGFHGHENLGLGVANSIEAVRAGAKQIDGSTRRFGAGAGNAPVEALIGVFDKIGVKTGIDFFEIADAAEEVVAPAMPTECLLDRNALIMGYSGVYSSFLKHAIRQGERYGVPAHQLLHRAGQRKLIGGQEDQLIDIALEIQRENAAKG, encoded by the coding sequence ATGGGCTCGGACACCAGCACTCAGCTTTTGGGCACCGACGGCATCTTCTTCGACGCCGCATGGGATGTGCGGATCACCGACACGTCGTTGCGTGACGGCTCGCACCACAAGCGGCACCAGTTCACCGCCGATGAGGTGCGGGCGATCGTCGCAGCCCTTGACGGTGCCGGTGTGCCGGTCATCGAGGTGACGCACGGCGACGGTCTTGGCGGATCGTCGTTCAACTACGGGTTCTCTAAAACCCCCGAGCAGGAATTGATCAAGCTCGCCGCGGAGACCGCGACGAACGCCAAGATCGCCTTCCTGATGCTGCCGGGTGTGGGCACCAAGGAAGACATCATCGAGGCGCAGGGCAACGGTGGATCCATCTGCCGCATCGCCACCCACTGCACCGAGGCCGACGTGTCTCTTCAGCACTTCGGGCTCGCGCGTGAGCGAGGGCTGGAAACTGTTGGTTTCCTCATGATGTCGCACACCATCTCGCCGGAGAAGCTGGCCAAGCAGGCCCGGATCATGGCCGACGCCGGATGCCAGTGTGTGTACGTGGTCGACTCTGCGGGCGCTCTGGTTCTCGACGGTGTGGCGGACCGTGTGGCCGCAGTCGTGGCCGAGCTCGGTAACGACGCTCAAGTTGGTTTTCATGGGCATGAGAACCTGGGGCTCGGTGTCGCCAACTCGATCGAGGCGGTGCGTGCCGGTGCCAAGCAGATCGATGGCAGTACAAGGCGTTTCGGAGCCGGCGCCGGTAACGCTCCGGTTGAGGCATTGATCGGTGTTTTCGACAAGATCGGTGTGAAGACCGGTATCGACTTCTTCGAAATCGCTGATGCCGCCGAAGAGGTTGTGGCGCCCGCGATGCCGACCGAGTGCCTGCTGGACCGCAATGCGCTGATCATGGGCTACAGCGGGGTCTACTCCAGCTTCCTCAAGCACGCCATCCGGCAGGGCGAGCGGTACGGGGTGCCCGCGCACCAGCTGCTACACCGTGCCGGTCAGCGCAAGCTCATCGGTGGGCAGGAGGATCAGCTCATCGATATCGCGCTGGAGATCCAGCGGGAAAACGCGGCGAAGGGGTAG
- a CDS encoding MaoC/PaaZ C-terminal domain-containing protein, with amino-acid sequence MPINVDIALGAAVEPAEFSWTASDVQLYHLAIGAGSDPVSETELRYLQDKTPQVLPTFATVASGFHAVEPPKVSFPGIEIDLAKILHGTEQVTAHRPLPPSGSARSEGKIVEIWDKGKAAVIVTETTTSDDQGPLWTIRRSIFARGEGGFGGERGPSSAGETPSRPADLEVSTHILPQQALLYRLCGDRNPLHSDPAFAAAAGFPRPILHGLCSYGVVCKAAVDAALDGDASRVTSYAAKFAGVVFPGETLKTRIWKEDGKLLISAVVAEREDAPALADVELTYA; translated from the coding sequence ATGCCTATCAACGTCGATATCGCCCTGGGTGCTGCCGTCGAACCCGCCGAATTCTCGTGGACCGCCTCCGATGTGCAGCTGTATCACCTGGCGATCGGAGCTGGTTCCGATCCAGTGAGCGAGACCGAACTGCGCTACCTGCAGGACAAGACCCCGCAGGTGTTGCCGACGTTTGCGACCGTGGCCTCCGGTTTCCACGCGGTGGAGCCTCCCAAGGTGTCGTTCCCGGGTATCGAGATCGACCTGGCCAAGATCCTGCACGGTACCGAGCAGGTAACCGCGCACCGGCCGCTGCCGCCGTCGGGCTCCGCCCGCTCCGAGGGCAAGATCGTGGAGATCTGGGACAAGGGCAAGGCCGCCGTTATCGTCACGGAGACAACAACTTCCGATGATCAAGGGCCTCTCTGGACGATCCGCCGGTCGATTTTCGCGCGCGGCGAGGGCGGCTTCGGCGGAGAGCGTGGGCCGTCCTCAGCAGGAGAGACTCCGTCCCGGCCCGCCGATCTGGAAGTGTCGACGCACATCCTGCCGCAGCAGGCGCTGCTGTACCGGCTCTGCGGAGACCGCAACCCGCTGCACTCCGACCCCGCGTTCGCGGCGGCGGCAGGGTTCCCGCGTCCGATCCTGCACGGACTGTGCAGCTACGGCGTGGTGTGTAAGGCGGCGGTGGACGCCGCGCTCGACGGGGATGCCTCGCGAGTGACGTCGTATGCCGCGAAGTTCGCGGGTGTGGTGTTCCCCGGCGAGACGCTCAAGACCCGCATCTGGAAGGAAGACGGCAAGCTGCTGATCTCTGCAGTCGTGGCCGAGCGCGAGGACGCCCCGGCACTGGCCGACGTGGAGCTCACCTACGCATAG
- a CDS encoding acetaldehyde dehydrogenase (acetylating) → MVSKASVAIVGSGNISTDLLYKLQRSEWLEPRWMIGIDPESEGLKRARGFGLETSHEGVDWLLAQDEKPDLVFEATSAYVHKAAAPRYAEAGIRAIDLTPAAVGPAVVPPANLRAHLDAPNVNMITCGGQATIPIVYAVSRVVEVPYAEIVASVASVSAGPGTRANIDEFTKTTSRGVEVIGGAKRGKAIIILNPADPPMIMRDTIFCAIPEDADRDAIAASIHDVVSQVQQYVPGYRLLNEPQFDEPSVVNGGNHVVTTFVEVEGAGDFLPPYAGNLDIMTAAATKVGEEIAKELLSAKVS, encoded by the coding sequence ATTGTGAGCAAGGCATCTGTAGCGATCGTCGGTTCGGGAAACATCAGCACCGATCTGCTGTACAAATTGCAGCGGTCCGAGTGGCTGGAGCCACGATGGATGATCGGCATCGATCCCGAGTCCGAAGGCCTCAAGCGCGCCCGCGGCTTCGGCCTGGAAACCTCGCATGAGGGTGTGGACTGGCTGCTGGCGCAGGACGAGAAGCCCGATCTGGTGTTCGAGGCGACGTCGGCGTACGTGCACAAGGCCGCCGCACCGCGGTACGCGGAGGCTGGGATCCGGGCGATCGATCTGACGCCTGCCGCGGTGGGCCCGGCCGTGGTGCCGCCCGCGAATCTGCGTGCGCACCTCGATGCCCCGAACGTCAACATGATCACCTGTGGTGGCCAGGCGACGATTCCGATCGTTTATGCGGTGTCGCGCGTGGTCGAGGTGCCTTACGCGGAAATTGTCGCCTCCGTAGCGTCTGTCTCGGCGGGGCCGGGCACGCGTGCCAACATCGATGAGTTCACCAAGACAACCTCCCGGGGTGTGGAGGTGATCGGCGGCGCCAAGCGCGGCAAGGCCATCATCATCCTGAACCCGGCCGACCCGCCGATGATCATGCGCGACACCATCTTCTGCGCGATTCCGGAGGACGCGGACCGGGACGCGATCGCGGCGTCGATCCACGATGTGGTGAGCCAGGTGCAGCAGTACGTGCCCGGGTACCGGCTGCTCAACGAGCCACAGTTCGACGAGCCGTCGGTGGTCAACGGTGGCAACCACGTCGTCACCACCTTCGTCGAGGTGGAGGGTGCCGGTGACTTCCTGCCGCCGTATGCCGGGAACCTGGACATCATGACCGCGGCCGCGACCAAGGTCGGCGAGGAAATCGCCAAAGAACTTCTATCAGCGAAGGTTTCGTAA
- a CDS encoding 2-keto-4-pentenoate hydratase, producing MLSSEVRDAIAADLAEAERTRVAIAPPTDTYPDFGVVDAYEIQLMNIRSRLADGAKVVGHKVGLSSEAMQKMMGVHEPDYGHLLADMELFEDVAASASKFLFPRVEVEVGFILAADLPGEDCTEDDVLAATAAYVPSIEVVDSRITNWQIKICDTIADNASSAGFVIGKQRVSPKDIDIKSIDAVLTCNGEKLAEGRSDAVLGNPVTSVAWLARKVASFGVRLRAGDVVLPGSCTRAFDAHPGDEFLAEFAGLGSVRLAFE from the coding sequence ATGCTTAGTTCTGAAGTTCGCGACGCCATCGCCGCTGATCTGGCAGAGGCCGAGCGAACCCGGGTGGCCATCGCGCCGCCCACCGACACGTACCCGGATTTCGGTGTGGTCGACGCCTATGAGATCCAGCTCATGAACATTCGCTCCCGCCTAGCGGACGGAGCCAAGGTCGTGGGGCACAAGGTGGGCCTATCGTCCGAGGCGATGCAGAAGATGATGGGTGTCCACGAGCCGGACTACGGGCATCTGTTGGCCGATATGGAGCTGTTCGAGGATGTCGCGGCTTCGGCGTCCAAGTTCCTGTTCCCGCGGGTGGAGGTGGAGGTCGGATTCATCCTGGCCGCCGACCTGCCGGGTGAGGACTGCACCGAGGATGATGTGCTGGCGGCCACGGCGGCGTACGTGCCATCCATCGAGGTGGTGGACAGCCGGATCACGAACTGGCAGATCAAGATCTGCGACACCATCGCCGATAATGCGTCCTCCGCCGGGTTCGTCATTGGCAAGCAACGCGTTTCACCGAAGGACATCGACATCAAGTCGATCGACGCGGTGCTGACCTGCAACGGCGAGAAGTTGGCCGAGGGTAGAAGCGATGCGGTGCTGGGTAATCCGGTGACCTCGGTGGCGTGGCTGGCACGCAAGGTGGCCTCGTTCGGGGTTCGTCTGCGGGCCGGAGATGTGGTGCTGCCGGGTTCGTGCACACGCGCGTTTGACGCGCATCCGGGGGATGAGTTTTTGGCCGAGTTCGCCGGACTTGGTTCGGTCCGACTGGCTTTCGAGTAG
- a CDS encoding lipid-transfer protein, with amino-acid sequence MSGKAHIAGIGATDFSKKSGRSELRLAAEAVLDALDDAGLSPSDVDGLVTFTMDSNLETAVARSTGIGELKFFSQIGYGGGAAAATVQQAALAVAAGVAEVVVAYRAFNERSEFRFGQVMTGLSSTADSRGVEYSWSYPHGLSTPAASVAMIARRYMHEYGATSADFGAVSVADRKHAATNPKAFFYGKPITIEDHQNSRMIADPVRLLDCCQESDGGVAIVVTTPERAKDLKNRPVVIEAAAQGSGEDQFTMYSYYRDELGLPEMGLVGRQLWSQSGLTPNDIQTAILYDHFTPYTLLQLEELGFCGKGEAKDFIANGAIELGGKLPINTHGGQLGEAYIHGMNGIAEGVRQLRGTSVNQVPNVEHVLVTAGTGVPTSGLILG; translated from the coding sequence TTGTCGGGTAAGGCCCATATCGCCGGTATCGGTGCCACCGATTTCTCGAAGAAGTCGGGCCGATCCGAGCTGAGGCTGGCGGCCGAGGCGGTGCTCGACGCGCTCGACGACGCGGGTCTGTCACCGTCGGACGTCGACGGCCTGGTGACCTTTACGATGGACTCCAACCTGGAGACCGCGGTCGCGCGTTCGACGGGTATCGGTGAGCTGAAGTTCTTCAGCCAGATCGGTTACGGCGGCGGGGCCGCGGCCGCAACGGTGCAGCAGGCCGCGTTGGCGGTTGCCGCAGGTGTCGCGGAAGTCGTTGTCGCATATCGGGCATTCAACGAGCGCTCGGAGTTCCGGTTCGGTCAGGTGATGACCGGACTGAGCTCGACCGCCGACTCGCGGGGCGTGGAGTACAGCTGGTCATACCCGCATGGGCTGAGTACGCCTGCGGCCTCGGTGGCGATGATCGCTCGGCGATACATGCACGAATACGGTGCCACGAGTGCCGATTTCGGCGCGGTATCGGTGGCGGATCGCAAGCATGCGGCCACCAACCCGAAGGCATTTTTCTACGGCAAGCCGATCACCATTGAGGACCACCAGAATTCGCGGATGATCGCCGACCCGGTGCGGTTGCTGGACTGCTGCCAGGAGAGCGATGGCGGAGTGGCGATCGTGGTCACCACGCCGGAGCGGGCGAAGGATCTCAAGAACCGACCGGTGGTGATCGAGGCTGCCGCTCAGGGTTCCGGTGAGGACCAGTTCACCATGTACTCGTATTACCGCGATGAGCTCGGACTACCCGAGATGGGGTTGGTCGGGCGGCAGCTGTGGAGTCAATCAGGCTTGACCCCCAACGATATTCAGACCGCGATCCTGTATGACCACTTCACCCCGTACACGCTGCTGCAGCTCGAAGAGCTGGGCTTCTGTGGTAAGGGCGAGGCCAAGGACTTCATCGCCAACGGAGCCATCGAGCTAGGGGGCAAGCTGCCGATCAACACGCATGGTGGTCAGCTCGGCGAGGCCTACATTCACGGTATGAACGGCATCGCCGAGGGTGTTCGCCAGTTGCGCGGTACGTCGGTCAACCAGGTGCCGAATGTTGAGCACGTCCTCGTCACCGCCGGTACCGGCGTGCCGACATCCGGCCTCATCCTGGGGTAG
- a CDS encoding FAD-binding protein, with amino-acid sequence MLLFWRYDGEGGPVPGDVEVPAVPSPDVVIVGYGVAGASAALAALERGASVTILERFDGGGASAISGGIYYAGGGTNIQRDAGVEDTPELMLEYLQLEVGDAVKPETLQKFVDGSVDTLDWLQGYGVPFEGSLAPFKTSYPTNDYYLYFSGSESSGMARAVTTPRQRGHRAFGRGVSGKALFAPLAASAERLGADVWRQTRVTGLIVEDGRVVGVRGVTLKDAPTWVQRAYSRLTRYATKPGIYYPPMRKVLEGPAYALERRFATPFEIRANDGVILSSGGFIANRELVERYAPAYRDGLQLGTAGDDGTALTLAEPLNAATGHLDEISAWRFIVPPAAFLGSLLVDAKGQRMVDESRYGAALGKAIVQKAGGVGYLVADRALVKRARQQLGSQTLWFQRIQAEAFLNVGRKRAGSIAALAAKAGIDPELLARTVSEHNRAIADGTPDPFGKPDDIRVPIEQGPFFLFNVSIKTNMLNPCPMLTLGGLVVDEETGAVQTTSGAAIPGLYAAGRAAVGICSNSYVSGLSLADCVFSGRRAGTETGRHIDA; translated from the coding sequence TTGTTGCTGTTTTGGCGATATGACGGTGAGGGAGGCCCAGTGCCGGGTGATGTCGAGGTGCCCGCGGTGCCTTCCCCAGATGTCGTCATCGTCGGATACGGGGTGGCGGGGGCGTCGGCCGCGCTGGCGGCGCTGGAGCGCGGGGCATCCGTGACGATTCTGGAGCGATTCGACGGCGGCGGAGCTTCGGCCATTTCAGGGGGTATTTACTACGCCGGTGGCGGCACCAACATCCAGCGCGACGCGGGCGTCGAGGACACTCCGGAGCTGATGCTGGAGTATCTGCAGCTTGAGGTCGGGGACGCGGTCAAACCCGAGACGCTGCAGAAATTCGTCGACGGCAGCGTGGACACTCTGGATTGGCTGCAAGGTTACGGAGTTCCGTTCGAAGGTTCGCTGGCTCCGTTCAAGACTTCGTACCCCACCAACGACTACTACCTCTACTTTTCCGGTAGCGAATCCTCTGGCATGGCGCGTGCCGTCACCACGCCCCGTCAGCGCGGGCATCGAGCGTTTGGGCGGGGTGTGTCCGGCAAGGCGTTGTTTGCGCCATTGGCGGCCTCCGCGGAGCGTTTGGGTGCCGACGTATGGCGGCAAACCCGGGTCACCGGGCTGATCGTCGAGGACGGTCGCGTGGTCGGGGTGCGCGGGGTGACGCTGAAGGACGCGCCCACGTGGGTGCAGCGCGCGTATTCACGGCTCACGCGTTATGCGACCAAGCCGGGCATCTACTACCCGCCGATGCGAAAGGTGTTGGAGGGGCCCGCCTATGCGTTGGAGCGCCGGTTCGCCACGCCCTTCGAGATCCGCGCCAACGACGGGGTGATTCTGTCTTCCGGTGGGTTCATCGCCAATCGCGAGCTGGTTGAGCGGTATGCCCCGGCGTACCGGGACGGGTTGCAGCTGGGCACTGCCGGTGACGACGGCACCGCGTTGACGCTCGCGGAACCATTGAATGCGGCCACGGGGCACCTCGATGAGATCTCGGCGTGGCGTTTTATCGTGCCGCCCGCCGCATTCCTGGGCTCGTTGTTGGTGGATGCCAAGGGCCAGCGGATGGTTGACGAATCGCGATATGGCGCCGCGCTGGGTAAGGCGATTGTGCAGAAGGCCGGCGGGGTTGGGTATCTGGTGGCGGACAGGGCGTTGGTGAAGCGGGCCCGTCAGCAGCTGGGTTCGCAGACGCTGTGGTTTCAGCGGATACAGGCAGAAGCGTTTCTCAACGTGGGGCGCAAGAGGGCCGGATCCATCGCGGCGTTGGCAGCCAAGGCGGGTATCGATCCGGAACTGTTGGCGCGCACCGTGTCCGAACACAATCGGGCCATCGCGGACGGCACCCCGGACCCGTTCGGGAAGCCCGACGACATCCGAGTCCCCATTGAGCAGGGACCGTTCTTCCTGTTCAACGTATCGATCAAGACCAACATGCTGAATCCGTGTCCCATGCTGACTCTTGGCGGGCTGGTCGTTGACGAGGAGACTGGTGCCGTGCAGACCACATCCGGCGCGGCGATTCCGGGGCTCTATGCCGCCGGGCGCGCGGCGGTGGGTATCTGCTCCAATTCGTATGTGAGCGGATTGTCCTTGGCCGACTGCGTCTTCTCCGGGCGCCGGGCTGGGACCGAGACTGGGAGACACATAGATGCTTAG
- the kstD gene encoding 3-oxosteroid 1-dehydrogenase, whose protein sequence is MFYMTEQEYDVVVVGSGGAGMVAALTAAHNGLSTVLIEKAPHFGGSTARSGGGVWIPNNEVLKKARQTDTPEAAREYLYTIIGDVVPREKIDTYLDRGPEMLSFVLANSPLKLDWVPNYSDYYPEAPGGRSAGRSVEPKPFDAKKLGDELPNLEPPYGKVPLNVVVRQQDYVRLNQLKRHPRGVLRSLRVGVRTFWAQGTGKKLVGMGRALSAALRIGLRDAGVPVKLNTALTDLYIENGTVKGVYVRETGAAEASEPTVIKARKGVILASGGFEHNEQMRVKYQRAPITADWTVGAKANTGDGILAAEKLGAALEFMEDSWWGPTVPLVGRPWFALSERNSPGSIIVNASGRRFMNESLPYVEATHRMYGGEYGQGPGPGENLPAWLLFDQEYRNRYIFAGLQPGQKIPSKWIESGVIVKADTIEGLAELTNLPVEALTQTVERFNGFARSGTDEDFGRGKSAYDRYYGDPTNKPNPNLGELKKGPFYAAKMVPGDLGTKGGVRTDVQGRVLRDDNSIIEGLYAAGNVSTPVMGHTYAGPGATIGPAMTWGYLAALDIAGK, encoded by the coding sequence GTGTTCTACATGACTGAGCAGGAGTACGACGTCGTCGTCGTCGGGAGTGGTGGCGCCGGCATGGTTGCGGCGCTCACCGCGGCACACAACGGGCTGAGCACCGTACTGATCGAGAAGGCCCCCCACTTCGGCGGATCGACCGCCCGTTCCGGTGGCGGCGTCTGGATCCCCAACAACGAGGTGCTCAAGAAGGCCCGGCAGACCGACACCCCCGAGGCGGCCCGCGAGTACCTCTACACCATCATCGGTGACGTCGTCCCGCGCGAGAAGATCGACACCTACCTGGATCGCGGCCCGGAGATGCTCTCGTTCGTGTTGGCGAACTCTCCGCTGAAGCTCGACTGGGTGCCCAACTACTCCGACTACTACCCCGAGGCCCCGGGCGGACGCTCGGCCGGTCGCTCGGTGGAGCCCAAGCCGTTCGATGCCAAGAAGCTTGGCGACGAGCTGCCCAACCTGGAGCCGCCGTACGGCAAGGTTCCGCTGAATGTCGTCGTGCGCCAGCAGGATTACGTGCGGCTGAACCAGCTCAAGCGCCACCCGCGCGGTGTGCTGCGCAGCCTGCGCGTGGGCGTACGCACCTTCTGGGCGCAGGGCACCGGCAAGAAGCTCGTCGGCATGGGGCGGGCGCTGTCGGCCGCGCTGCGCATCGGGCTGCGCGACGCCGGGGTTCCGGTGAAGCTCAACACCGCGCTGACCGATCTGTACATCGAGAACGGCACCGTCAAGGGCGTCTACGTACGTGAGACGGGCGCTGCGGAGGCTTCCGAGCCGACGGTCATCAAGGCGCGTAAGGGCGTCATCCTGGCCTCCGGCGGATTCGAGCACAACGAGCAGATGCGCGTGAAGTACCAGCGCGCCCCCATCACCGCCGACTGGACCGTCGGCGCCAAGGCCAATACCGGCGACGGCATCCTGGCAGCCGAAAAATTGGGTGCCGCACTGGAGTTCATGGAGGACTCGTGGTGGGGCCCAACTGTTCCGCTGGTGGGCCGGCCGTGGTTCGCGCTGTCCGAGCGCAACTCCCCCGGGTCGATCATCGTCAACGCGTCCGGTAGGCGATTCATGAACGAATCACTGCCCTACGTGGAGGCCACCCATCGCATGTATGGCGGCGAGTACGGCCAGGGCCCCGGTCCGGGCGAGAACCTGCCCGCATGGCTGCTCTTCGACCAGGAATACCGCAACCGGTACATCTTCGCCGGATTGCAGCCGGGACAAAAGATTCCGAGCAAGTGGATCGAGTCGGGCGTCATCGTCAAGGCCGACACCATCGAGGGGTTGGCAGAACTCACGAACCTCCCCGTGGAGGCGTTGACACAGACCGTCGAACGGTTCAATGGCTTCGCCCGCAGTGGTACCGACGAGGACTTCGGCCGAGGTAAGAGTGCCTACGACCGCTACTACGGCGACCCCACCAACAAGCCGAACCCAAATCTGGGTGAGCTCAAGAAGGGCCCCTTCTACGCGGCCAAGATGGTTCCCGGCGACCTGGGTACCAAGGGTGGCGTGCGCACCGACGTGCAGGGCCGGGTGCTGCGTGATGACAACAGCATCATCGAAGGTCTCTACGCCGCAGGCAATGTCAGCACCCCGGTGATGGGTCACACGTACGCCGGCCCCGGCGCCACCATTGGCCCCGCCATGACATGGGGTTACCTCGCCGCGCTCGATATCGCCGGGAAGTAG